A single region of the Nicotiana sylvestris chromosome 6, ASM39365v2, whole genome shotgun sequence genome encodes:
- the LOC138871581 gene encoding uncharacterized protein has product MQEEETSNNVVQENEEVCIDIDGSVEETQEAVNPSREYIIDIPEPVVQKEKAPLPKPPPPYPQRLAKQNGENQFKKFIQIMKSLLINVTLVEALEQMPNYAKFMKDLVTIKWSMNFETTKVTHQVTEIVHSMAPKLEDPGAFTIPCTIGSVEFSKSLSDLGSSIDLMPYSIFKNLGIRKPKPTSMRLQMVDRTMKRPLGVIEDVLV; this is encoded by the coding sequence ATGCAAGAAGAAGAGACCTCAAACAATGTGGTTCAAGAAAATGAGGAAGTTTGTATTGATATTGATGGTAGTGTAGAAGAGACTCAAGAGGCGGTAAACCCGTCTAGGGAATACATCATTGACATACCGGAACCGGTAGTGCAAAAAGAAAAGGCACCATTGCCTAAGCCTCcacctccataccctcaaagacTGGCCAAGCAAAATGGTgagaatcaattcaaaaagttcattcaAATAATGAAGAGTCTCTTAATCAATGTGACATTGGTTGAAGCTTTGGAACAAATGCCCAATTATGCAAAGTTTATGAAAGATCTTGTGACAATAAAATGGTCGATGAATTTTGAGACTACCAAAGTGACTCATCAAGTGACTGAGATTGTTCATTCAATGGCTCCTAAGTTGgaggatcccggtgctttcaccattccttgtacAATTGGAAGTGTCGAGTTTTCTAAATCTCTTTCTGATCTTGGATCAAGTATAGATTTAATGCCCTATTCGATTTTTAAGAATTTGGGGATTCGGAAACCAAAACCCACttctatgagattgcaaatggtcgATCGTACCATGAAAAGGCCATTGGGTGTGATCGAAGATGTTTTGGTCTag
- the LOC138871582 gene encoding uncharacterized protein, which yields MALENPSQWVNPNKTCAYHSSMKGHTIVECRTLKDKIQTLIDNKVIQVKKAAPNVCNNPFPDHRGDDVHVIETNEEWDPEGSIGLIREGDDFKVAVTLTPIVVQTPTPINIKVTASIPFEVEVAPPAATFAPFEVEVVTPFTVTVLTTPPFNSKMRPTWFDVEFQVLDIPASYNLLLGRPWIHAAGVVPSTLYQVVKFEWNRQEVIIYGDGSNPIYTSQTIPSIGHRRRLGGETYHHIERVNAIEKDKWCSNKIESTLAWSGYETDKGLGKNLQGITKPIRLKNHGTTFQLEYQYTWKEYREWSPPWRGPYYLLEQPIPHLEQDLHQADTIWGTAEEEALVGLKDLFLEDEDMDCSAIIEEKKEEGLSIQTVAKGAVLRNWTVTPSRARRVPGVIITFPDEPVTVICNEVMKHENSHSEEEDKIPDEIVREVENFENKPKSNLYETEAVNLGDAETIKETRISIHLSPIEKEEYIRFLKEYEGFFAWSYDDMTGLSISIIAHKLPIDLMCPPVKQKLRKFKPDMSLKIKEEVTKHIKVKVLRVVEYPTWLANIVPVPKKDGKAVKGQALAVYLAENLVGGEYEPLKTYFPDEELSFVREDITEAYDGWRMFFDGAANFKGVGIGAVMVSKMGQHYPVEVESYKVVTKKVIADFVKDRIVCRFGVPESIITDNAANLNSDLMKAICESFKIKHKNSIAYRTQKDGAVEAANKNIKKILRKMVENHKQWHEKLPFALLGYYTTVRTSTGATPYMLVYGTEAVILAEVEIPSLRVIQEVELSDAEWFTPGQLVLKKIFPHQDEAKGKFSPNWQGLYMVYRVLTGGALILAEMDGEIWPKPINSDAVKRYYA from the exons ATGGCGCTAGAAAAtccatctcaatgggtcaatccaaacaaaacttgtgcataccactccagtatgaaagggcacaccattgttgagtgccgaacattgaaggataagatacAGACACTCATCGATAATAAGGTCATCCAAGTGAAGAAAGCTGCACCCAATGTCTGCAACAATCCcttccctgatcatagaggtgacgacgtacatgttatagaaacaaatgaggaatgggaccctgagggatcaatcgggcttatccgagaaggcgatgactttaaggttgcagttacACTTACCCCTATCGTGGTTCAGACTCCGACACCCATTAACATTAAGGTAACTGCATCaattccattcgaggtggaagtagctccgcccgcagccaccttcgctccatttgaagtagaagtggtcacaccttttaccgTGACGGTGttaaccacacccccattcaactcaaag atgaggccaacttggttcgacgttgaattccaagtgcttgacataccagcctcatataatcttttattgggccgcccatggatccatgctgctggagtcGTGCCCTCCACACTATATCAAGtcgtgaaatttgaatggaaccgccaggaggtaatcattTATGGAGATGGGAGTAATCCCATCTatactagtcaaaccatcccgtccattggacatagaagaaggctgggaggagaaacctatcaccatattgaacgggtcaatgccatcgagaaAGATAAGTGGTGTAGCAACAAAATAGAGAGCAcactagcatggtccggatatgaaaccgacaaaggattgggaaagaaccttcagggtatcaccaagccaatacggctaaaaaatcatggtaccacctttcaGCTCgaataccagtatacatggaagGAATACAGGGAATGGtcacctccatggcgtggaccgtatTACCTTCTCGAGCAACCGATACCCCATTTGGAACAAGATTTACATCAGGcagatacaatatggggaactgctgaagaagaagcactagttgGGCTAAaggatttgtttttggaagatgaggatatggactgtagtgccataattgaggagaaGAAGGAAGAAGGCCTCTCCATTCAAACTGTGGCAAAGGGAGccgttctcaggaactggaccgttacgccatcccgagcccgccgagtccctgg tgttattattacttttcctgatgaaccagtgactgtgataTGTAATGAGGTAATGAAACATGAGAATAGtcactcagaggaagaagataagATACCCGATGAAATTGTCAgggaagttgagaactttgagaacaagcctaaatccaacttgtatgaaacagaagcagtaaatttgggagacgccgagaccatCAAAGAaacccgcatcagcattcacttgtcgccaatagagaaggaagaatacatccgtttcctaaaggaatatgagggtttcttcgcatggtcatatgacgatatgactGGTTTAAGCATATCTATaatagctcacaagttgcctatcGATCTTATGtgtccgccagtcaagcagaaactccgAAAATTCAAACcggacatgagtttgaaaatcaaagaggaagttaccaagcataTCAAAGtcaaggttctcagggtggttgagtacccaacatggttagctaatattgtgccagttccaaagaaagatgggaag gcagtcaagggacaagcattggcagtttACCTCGCCGAAAATctagtgggaggagaatacgaacccttgaaaacgtattttcctgatgaagaattATCATTCGTAAgagaagacattactgaagcatatgacggttggaggatgttttttGACGgggccgcaaatttcaaaggtgtaggcattggagcagttatGGTGTCAAaaatgggtcagcattatccc gtagAAGTTgaatcttacaaagttgtaaccaagaaggtcatcgcagattttgtcaaggatcgtatcgtCTGCCGATTCGGggttcctgagtccattatcactgacaaCGCCGCtaacctcaacagtgatctaaTGAAGGCTATATGTGaatctttcaaaatcaagcacaaaaattccATAGCCTACAGAACTCAGAAggatggagctgtagaagccgccaacaaaaacattaagaagatactaaggaaaatggtagaaaatcacaagcagtggcatgaaaagttaccctttgctttgttaggGTACtacaccacagttcgcacatcaaccggggcaaccccctatatgttggtttatggtaccgaggctgtcatcctagccgaggtagagattccttctttaagagtcatacaggaagttgaactcagtgatgcagaatgg TTCACACCAGGACAGttggtattgaagaagatttttccacaccaagatgaagccaaagggaaattctctcccaactggcaaggtttGTATATGGTTTacagagtactaacaggaggagcactaatacttgcagagatggatggagagatttggccaaaaccgattaattcagatgcagtcaagagatactatgcctag